The sequence ACCCAGGCAAACCCACCTCATCTCAgctgcttcctcctccaccatccctgccccatccccggcTGCAAGCCCCCACCTTGCTCTGAGGCTCCCCTGCGTGTGAACGTGTGGCCAGCTGCTCATGCTGCTGGTCCATCCTAAAGCTCATCACCTTAATTTTGTTGGTTACGTTTCAACAGGTCAGCTCCCTGAACCTGCTCAGGCTTGGTCCCGTAAGAACAAGCACCAAGGTAAGGGTAGGCGAGGGCTCGTGCGGCTGCACACCTGCACCCTAAATGTGTGCGATTACCCCTTTTTGGAGGAAGGCATGTGCACGACAGCATGGCACAGCCGACCCCCTGCCTGAAGGCCAGCCCGCCGAGAGGGGTCAGGCTCCTGCCCCGCAgcgcctcccccagcaccagcagcccccggccgggctCCAGCCGTCCCGGGGCTGGCGCTGCCCCCTCGCGGCGCTGCTTTTTGGGGCGCAGCCCCCTCCGCACACCCCCAACCCCCTGCGACACAAAGAAAAACCTCCGGGAAATTCTGCTTTTAGCCCGAgcccgccccgcagcgcccagccccgccgctCCGCACACGGCCGCCCGCTGTCCCGCTGAcctgcgaggaggaggaggaggaggaggagaaggaggagggagggcagcagcgcCCCCCGAGcccgcccgcgccgccccgctgcCTCCATGCCGGCAGCGGGTGCGGAGCCGCCACCGCCCGCCCCGTCGTGGAGGCGgaggcgggccggggccggggccggggccgaggccgggggcgggcggcgccgtcggggccgggccgggcccgctgccccccgccgaGCCGGGGCCTCCCTCGGGCAGGGCCGGCGGCGCCGTgtgtggcggcggcggggccgccccgtcGCGGCCCGGCCCCTGGCCCTTCCCCGCCTTTGTCCGCCCCGGGCCCTGCGGCCGTCGGGGGtgtgaggagggaaggggggagctcCTTCGGCGGAGCCCCTCGGCCCCCTGCGCCGAGGGAGGGCTTCTCGCACCGTCCCCCTGCACACGCCGACGGGTGTCCCAGGGGCAGGCGCATTCCCCTTTCCCAAAGATTTCGCAGAGTTTCGCCTCCTGCCTTGGGGCCGGATCGAGCTGGGAGCAGCATCTTTAATGTGCATTCCCCCAACGGGGTTTGGACGGCCgtgcttgttttccttcttccttcagcaAGCACAGTTTCCGAGTTGTTAcgtttcttcctttctctcctctggGGTTAAAACCATGCCCTGTTTGTAACCACGAGAGTGGCATCAAAGCATGGCACCTCCTGGTGAACATGGGGTACCATCTACACAAGCGACAACAAAATGGGACCTCTCGAACAGCAAAATGGGACCTCTCCAAGCGTGGCGAGGTTCCCTGTTGCCCCATGGGAACACGGCCCTCGCTGAGCTGGCACAGAGAGGGTACAGCACGGCCAGCAGCCTGCAAAACCCCCTGAGCCAACCTGTCTGTGTTGTCCACTGTTAAAGTTGTTCCGTGACCCGGCTGGAACCATACTCTCTAAAGTATTTTTCAAGGGAGATTTTTGATAACTGTTCAAATGCTGCGGCAATTAGCCCTGTGCCAGAGTTCCCATCGACAGGGCCCAGAGGCCAGAATGTTTTCCCTATGTTCTCACAAAACAATAGGGCCAGCTCTGACCTTGTGTAAAGAGTTACAAGTCAAGGAATGCACTTCGAAGCACTGAAGTATGCAcgcaaaaatgagaaaaatccaCAGGTGTTTCTGCTCATAAAGGGCTTCCTGCTGTTGGCAGCTTAGAAGGGAGGGCTGACACAAAAACatacaatgacatttttttaaaggattttgcTATTCTACTGCggcaacaaaaagcaaaccccAAAGCACCAAGTCAAATCACTTGAATGCcagttgttttgtttatcaGCACACAGctattcctttaaaatatatgccAGAATCTAATCATCAACAAAGAGAAAcaactttttatgtttttaactACTCTGCAGTGTGTATGCCTTAGTTATGTAACAGcctaaattaaatgaataaaaggaaatttcagttatttcttgGTTCCTTCCCTTGTAACCCCCTCCCCTTCACAGATCTCACAGCAAGTCGCATTTCACTGTTACCCAAAAATGCTGGGTAAAATTGCCCAATGCTTATAGACCAGCATAGCATGCTTGATTTCAGTACTGATTTGCACATAATAAGCTTATGGACTTTCTGCAGTTGCCGCTTTTTTATGTCAGCATTTGAGCCTCTCTAATGCTCCCCAGCCCAAATTACGAGAAGGCTGAGAAGAGGAAGCACGATGCCAAGGCGGTATCTTCTGTTTCAGCTTGGATaaggcaaggggaaaaaaaacgtTTCATGTGCTCAAAAGCCATTTCATGTGCTCAGAAGGAGATTTTAAAGGAAGACAGATTCACagcaaagaacagcaaaagaTGAGAACTAAGGCCCTAGCCATGACGATACTTCTTACAAAACTCAGCAACACGTGAtgacaaaatcatttttttatcagaaatgtttttttggaAGACGGTTTTGGATAGCATGTAGGATTGATAAAATGATGTGTACAAGCCCTGAAGTGTTAATCTTCAGGCACAATTCAAGGAGAAAATCTCACTCCCAGTGCACTAGTGTTTTGAAACTCACTATAATCAGGCATTTCAGTCTCCAGAAGCTTAATTAGCAGTTTAGAAACAGTAATTATCACACGTAGAGCACTAGAGGAAACTTAATAGGGAAAAAGTCACATGCTTAAGGCAAGCGTTTAGACTTCTTTACCTCTAGACTACCTCTAGAGAAATCACTTCAGAACACTCACCAGCATATCGTTTACACATGCTGAAGATGTTTCTTGTTGAAGCTGGCTAAGCATGAGGAATGACAAGTCCTCTAGATGTTTTCCAGCATGTAACCAGCCATgcagctcctcagcacctccagAAATGCCTGGACATtccctgtggcagcagcagagctgttgaTTTGGCCAAACTTCTTGTTTCTGAAACAAGGGGAGGCCAGACACACTCCTTTTGAGCTCTACCCCATGTTATCCTGTAACACCATTGAGGCGTGGTCTCAACTTCTGTTTATTAGCCACCTCTGAGCTCCTCCTCCTTGCTCTGCAAGATTTGAGTGATTAGTTCTCAGTCACGGTTGATGCCTGCATACACTTTGGTACCTATCAGAAGAATAGCTATCACCCTTGTTTTCCTGCAGGTTCCTTGTTTCAAGGACCAGACAATTAGTCAATGTACATCAGACAGCAAATATGATTTCattgttgtggtggttttactcagatGGGCaaccgagctccaccacagccactctctcactccctcacctcaaagggaaaggggagaaaaacacGATGAAAAGGTctcaaggattgagataaggacagggagatcactcaacagttatcgtgatgggcaaaacagactcagcatagggagattagagaaatctattgcctattactaacaagctagaaaagtgagaaacagagaaagctaactaaaaacaccttcctcccatccaccctcttccacctcctcccctcaagcagcacaggggaatggggaattggggctgcggtcagtccctgacacttcatctccaccactccctcatggtcactctctgcccctgccccacgcggggtccctcccacgggatgccgtccttcctgaactgatcctgcgggggctgcccacaggcagcagctcttcaagaaatgctcccacatggctctgtaccacagggtccatccgtcaggagcaaactgctccagcacgggtcccccacgggtggcagctccccccagaccccctgctcctgcgtgggctcctctccacgggctgcagctccggcccggggcctgctcctgcgggggctctccatgggctgcagcctcctccaggccacatccacctgctccaccgggggctcctccacgggctgcagcgtggagatctgctccgtgtgggacccatgggctgcagggggacagcctgctccaccaggggcctctccacaggccgcaggggaacttcagctccatgcctggagcacctcctgcccttaTTCTGCGCTGAccgtgggggctgcagggtgtttctcattcttctctgtgccagctgctgtggcacagcagtttttttcccatttcttaaatctgctctcacagacaGCATgacttattggcttggctctggttAGTGGCGAGTCCCTTTGGAGCCgtctgaaactggcccttacctaacatggggcagctgctggattcttctcacagaagccacccctgcagccccctgctaccaaaaccttgccactgCAAATATGCATTTCATTTAGTACCTTCTCTTTTCCTACATCACAAAAGTACAACCAGGATTAGCTGACAGAGGGCATACTCCAGCCTCTGCTGAAGTTAATGAAAGGCCTCCCAGTGACTCCACATTAGCCAGACCTGGCTTTTAATTTCTGGTTATGTTCTGCTTCCCTGTACTTATCTCATTGCTGGTCAAAAAGTCTTAATCTTTTATCCTTCTTTAAATGGAAATCTTTTCACATTTCTAATCAGTTTCATTGCCGTTTTGGGATGCAATTTCTGCTAAATCTTTTCCTGAGGATGGCATGAACACtaaatgcaatatttaaaatggattttcGATATCAAATTCTGTCCTTCTCTGACAAAGTGCCACATCTTTTCCTGACCACTCCATTAGCATGCATTAGGTCTACTGCGGTATTGGCAGGTAGTTAGTCTCACACTATTAATGACTCTAACACAAAAAGTacatgcttgctttctttttcaaaagtgTTGTCTATGATTACGTTGCTACTTATCTCCACACAAGCCACTTTATTATCTCTTTCAGGGTTTCAGATTTCTGCCACTATCTGTGACATTGGAGAATTTATCACAAAGCTCCTAGACTGGGCTAccaggctgtttttcttctccacacAGACTACCAATCTCTGTCACATGATGGATGTGCAAACACTCCTGCGTGTTGCTGTGTGAAGCTCACAGAAAGCACGGTGCAAGAATGCTGTAATTCAGATGCAGCAAGCAACACATCACATGGGCCCTTCAGTTACACCTACCATGTTAAGGTAGATATAATCTCTACTTTATAGAGTATATTCGTATTCTGTGGAATGGAACTATTCTTCAGGTATAAacacattctttatttttgtaagcatGTGTAAAAGCTAGAGAAATCTTGCCTACATTTTGCACACAGAAAAGCTCAAGGCAGCAGAGAAAATAGGTGgctgttttttaatatttgcaaatCAGACATTTCCCTTGTTCACGCCATCTCTTATGCCACATCAAGCTTTTGtctacagaaaaggaaataatggaATATCTTTAGCATTATTTCTACTAAGAGCAAGGTGTGTCCCCAGAATGCTGTTTCCTTTCTGGTAGAGCACCAGGCAGTGATTTATAAGTCTGTGCAGGCAGCATCTATCTGCTGAAAGGCTAACTCTCATTCAGACTTGAACAACACTGGTTAAAAATACAGGCACTTGTGTGCTTTATTGCTTTCcttaatgaaacatttatttaataaactAATCAGTAGTGCTTGGTGAAGCTTAGCAAACAGTAACAACATTGGGTAAATTCACTAACTGCTGAAGTCTTGGATTTAGCCATTAAGATTGATGATTTTTGTCTTCCAAACACCCTCTCTCTacaaacaatcttttttttcataattcaaTATGAAAATTCAGAATCTGGGTAATAAATAGTCTTTCTTAAATAATGATATAGCATTTGAGGATGTATGATTTGACTGGATCAAGATCAGAAATATAATTAGTTGATCTAAACTAGACTTTCATTTCCATTAGCC comes from Anser cygnoides isolate HZ-2024a breed goose chromosome 1, Taihu_goose_T2T_genome, whole genome shotgun sequence and encodes:
- the CYYR1 gene encoding cysteine and tyrosine-rich protein 1 isoform X1, with translation MHIKDAAPSSIRPQGRRRNSAKSLGKGNAPAPGTPVGVCRGTVREALPRRRGPRGSAEGAPPFPPHTPDGRRARGGQRRGRARGRAATGRPRRRHTRRRRPCPREAPARRGAAGPARPRRRRPPPASAPAPAPARLRLHDGAGGGGSAPAAGMEAAGRRGRARGALLPSLLLLLLLLLLLAAEDCLAQCDNDCKAYCCDGTTPYCCSYYAYIGNVLSGTAIAGIVFGIVFIMGVIAGIAICICMCMKNNRGTRVGVIRTTHINAISTYPVAPPPYSYEYEMEYPVDLPPPYTPTPQTSIQYPPPPPYPGYSGK
- the CYYR1 gene encoding cysteine and tyrosine-rich protein 1 isoform X2, whose translation is MHIKDAAPSSIRPQGRRRNSAKSLGKGNAPAPGTPVGVCRGTVREALPRRRGPRGSAEGAPPFPPHTPDGRRARGGQRRGRARGRAATGRPRRRHTRRRRPCPREAPARRGAAGPARPRRRRPPPASAPAPAPARLRLHDGAGGGGSAPAAGMEAAGRRGRARGALLPSLLLLLLLLLLLAEDCLAQCDNDCKAYCCDGTTPYCCSYYAYIGNVLSGTAIAGIVFGIVFIMGVIAGIAICICMCMKNNRGTRVGVIRTTHINAISTYPVAPPPYSYEYEMEYPVDLPPPYTPTPQTSIQYPPPPPYPGYSGK